In the genome of Kluyveromyces marxianus DMKU3-1042 DNA, complete genome, chromosome 1, one region contains:
- the PGS1 gene encoding CDP-diacylglycerol--glycerol-3-phosphate 3-phosphatidyltransferase, with protein sequence MFRKIQSGSFKFNRIPVWSAVLKPKVDAGARFSMATVTKQSENDNKQLGHLQLIGKDGSKNENDFINMVKQKLSFLNTKVYLRKGEIEILSNPSEFYSTLKDKISGAKKRVFMASLYLGKSESELISCISDSLRKNGNLKVYFMVDGLRGTRETPNQCSASLLAQLEKEFGDRVDIRLYRTPEFTGLKTLIPKRFNEGLGLQHMKIYGFDDEVILSGANLSNDYFTNRQDRYYVFKNKYLSEYYFKVHELISKVSYRVRYSNNEQKFEMKWPESNIAIEPMKNKHEFIKQCSGVFGTFLKGQPSMGNGHLINDFSQYPTIVYPVSQFTPLFHKHNDLSTEKPGILSILSCISNPMNKWTFTAGYFNMLPEIKERLLASPSVDGKVITASPYANGFFKSSGISKHLPDAYLYLSKTFLKDVHNYGKDNHIKLREWRYGTVNQPNGWSYHAKGLWISDHNNDSRPCLTIVGSSNYTRRAYSLDIETNAIVLTKDDELKTAMQAEVDNILKNTTEVTLDVFKNDEDRKISPGVKLATKILGGRL encoded by the coding sequence TAAACAATCagaaaatgataataaaCAGCTTGGTCATCTACAACTAATCGGGAAAGATGGATCAAAGAACGAAAATGACTTTATTAATATGGTTAAGCAAAAGTTATCGTTTCTCAACACGAAGGTGTACTTAAGAAAAGGAGAGATAGAAATCCTAAGTAACCCATCAGAGTTTTACTCTACGTTAAAAGATAAGATATCTGGGGCTAAAAAGAGAGTATTTATGGCTTCTCTATACTTGGGGAAATCAGAAAGTGAATTAATTTCTTGCATTTCAGACTCTTTAAGGAAGAACGGCAACCTTAAGGTGTATTTTATGGTTGATGGTCTAAGGGGAACTAGGGAAACGCCTAATCAATGTTCAGCTTCTCTTTTAGCtcaattggaaaaagagTTTGGTGACAGAGTTGACATAAGGTTATATAGGACACCTGAATTTACAGGATTGAAAACTCTCATTCCAAAAAGATTTAATGAAGGGTTGGGTCTACAGCATATGAAAATATATGGATTTGACGATGAAGTCATTTTAAGTGGTGCTAACTTATCGAACGATTATTTTACTAATAGACAAGATAGATACTACgttttcaaaaacaagtACTTATCTGAGTATTATTTTAAAGTTCATGAATTGATTAGCAAAGTCAGTTATAGGGTTCGCTATTCTAATAATGAGCAGAAATTTGAAATGAAGTGGCCCGAGTCTAACATTGCCATTGAACCtatgaaaaataaacatGAATTCATAAAACAATGTAGTGGAGTCTTCGGAACGTTTTTGAAAGGTCAACCATCAATGGGTAACGGCCACCTGATCAATGATTTCTCACAATATCCTACCATTGTTTATCCAGTTTCACAATTTACTCCTTTATTTCATAAACATAATGACCTTTCTACCGAGAAACCAGGTAttctttccattctttCCTGCATATCAAATCCTATGAATAAGTGGACGTTTACCGCAGGTTACTTCAATATGTTACCAGAAATTAAAGAACGTCTATTAGCTTCTCCGTCAGTAGATGGGAAGGTAATAACAGCCTCACCATACGCCAATGGTTTTTTCAAATCATCAGGTATATCTAAGCATCTTCCAGACGCGTATCtatatctttcaaaaacctttttgaaagatgtCCATAACTATGGGAAGGATAATCATATAAAATTAAGAGAGTGGAGATATGGGACGGTAAACCAGCCAAACGGTTGGTCCTACCACGCAAAGGGGTTGTGGATATCTGACCACAACAATGACTCAAGGCCCTGCTTAACCATAGTAGGATCATCTAACTACACAAGAAGGGCTTATTCGCTTGATATTGAAACTAATGCCATTGTCTTAACTAAAGATGATGAACTGAAGACAGCTATGCAAGCTGAAGTGGAcaatatattgaaaaatacaacaGAAGTTACCTTAGATGTTTTTAAGAATGACGAAGACAGAAAAATCAGTCCAGGCGTAAAGCTTGCCACTAAGATTCTTGGAGGGAGATTGTGA